TTGTGGATCTAGATTGGCTTCTCCAAAAACGGGtcttaaacttttgtaatgTACCACCTCCGCATAATGGTTTAATTATTGTTGATACTTTACAAAAGTGTTTTGTTGATTGGGGTATTGAAAATAAAGTATTTACGGTGACATTCGACAATGCCAAAGCTAATGATGTTGCCATTAGAATTCTCAAAGATGATTTTCGATTGAGAAAACTCTTAACTGTTGGgggtaaattattttatatgcgATGTTGTGCCCATATAACAAATTTGTTGGTGCAAGACGGACTTGGCCAAAttggaaatattattgattGTGTTAGAGAATGAATTAAGTATTTGGTAGCATTCGATGGAAGATTGAAACAATTCAGTGAAATTACGAAACAATTACAATTACCTTCTAAAAAACTTATATTAGATGTTCCCACTCAATGGAATAGTACATACTTGATGTTGGTGACTACTATGGAATTCAAGGAAGTGTTCCCTAGATTTCAAGATAgggatcaaaattttcaatgggTGACCAACATCGTATCTGGAAGCGTCTATCCAACTTCTAATTTGTTTCTTCCTAAGATATGGAGGATGAAAGAAGTATTGACTGCGAAAAATGTTGATAGAAATGAATATATTCAAGCAATGACAAaaaagatgaatgagaaatttgagaaatattgGGGTGAATGCAATTTGTTAATGGCAATAGCTGCGGTATTGGATCCAAGATACAAAATGGTGTTGATAAAGTTctgttttcctttaatttatccCGAATTTGAAACTTCTCAGAATATTGATcttgtttttaaagttttaCATGAGTTATATGATGAGTATGTCCAAGTTCATAATTCAATAGCTATGGGCCAAACTATgcagaaaaatattaatgtaagtTCTTTAAGCAGATctaccaatatttttgcacGAACTATGCCAAGTGGGCAGTCAATGTTCCAATCTTTCGTTAGAAGTGTTGACACTTTTCAGCCTATTAAGTTGGACTTGGATGTATATTTGGAAGAGGGTGTTTACATATGTGAGGAAGGTACTGATGCAAAGTTTGATGCTTTAGAATGGTGGAAAGCCaataatcttaaatataaaatcttatCTAAGATGACACGTGACATATTAGCAATTCCTATAAGTACAGTTGCTTCAGAGTCCACATTTAATGCTGGTGGTAGAGTTATCGATTCATATCGAGCATCTTTGTCAATTGAAACAGTTCAAATACTACTATGTGGAACAAATTGGGTTAGAGCACGCCATGGAAttaagaaagaactaaaagtaAGTAtcgttttcatatatatatatatatataactatcaCTTTCATGAacactttaattaatttttagagTAGAAAAGtacatgattatttttattttttattttgtaggagGAGTTGGAATTGGCAGAAATTATATTGCCATAATTGAAGCTTATGGATGGATGCCATGCAATGCAATATTTGTAATTCAAGTTTGTGTATATAGGGGagtaaaaatacttataaatattttttggacATACATGCAAGGTCCtttcatattataattaatattttgaaatatgatattATGGATGGATGCTATGCAATGTAATAGTTGTGTATAATTCAAGCTTGTGTATGTAGGAGagtaaaaatacttataaatattttttgagcatACATGCAGGGtccttttatattataattaatattttgaaatgtgATATTATGGATGGATGCTATGCAATGCAATACTTGTGTATAATTCAAGCTTGTGTATGTAGGAGagtaaaaatacttataaatatttgttgggCATACATGCAGGGTCCTTCCATATTatgattaatattttgaaatgtgATATTACGAATTGACTTTTATTAAAGTTATGAACATGATTGAAAGATGATAGCATGAACTGGAGTTTATCAAAATTGATTTCTACTAAAATTTGTTATTTGTCAAACCTCATTGGACATATTTGCTATGgttaaataattttgataaaaaaaaaaaatgtaaggaaGTTAAAATATATGACAACTTCTATTAGTTTATGTATTTAGAATTCTGTGAGATTTCAAAGTTTGATGTAGTTTAGACTTTGAAGTCTCtttaaatgtattttgtttatttgaaataatCTTTTAACCATTGATGCTTATAGAGAtactataaaacaaaaattccaAATATTATATTCAACATGCACTCTTATTCCTGATTTAATTGGATTTCCTATgtcaatattttctcttttttttttttcttttttctaaaagtAAATAACTGTTTTTCTTTTGTGGTTTTCTTTGAGGGCCCTtgtgtatatttttaaattactacCATTAGTTTGTttattgattatttaaattgcaaatggatacaatgaaaaaaaaattaagttatatgacatgcatttttttatttctctaatattttattttattaatttatataaataacaaaaaaaaaaacataattcgAGTCGAGCCTACTcggctcgagctcgagctcgagctggAAGCTTGATTTATCAAGCCGAGCtcaagcaaaaaaaaattaaaaatctcaagCTCGAGTttttttaatcgagtcgagcttgACAGTTCAAAAACTGACTCGGCTCGACTCAATTACAGCCCTAAGCAGACTTACCAGCAACTTGCTGACATGCTGTAGTGCTATGCTCTaaccaaaattatttttactgacaaaatcttattttggacataaaaaattactcatgtgatagtaatatattaagtaaaaaattactCTTATTTTCACTGATTAGCTAGAGAAAGAAAGTGACACAGTAATATACTAAGTTAGCGAGTCTCTTGATTTGAATTTTTCCTACATTTTCTTTGAATTGTCCTactatttgaattttaattcgTAGAAAAAATTCTACGATTGAATTCATAGAATATCGTGTTATAagttgttttttaataataaatttttataattcaaattataattagaattaaaaaataaatattttaatagaatagtaatAGATTTAAAAAGTTTATTATTTGGTGTCATTGAAAAGTAGCtggttaaatttataaaagtgaatttattagttaaattttagcCAAATTTTGACTATGCCACTACTAATGTTCTTATCTATTCAGATTAAGAgaatatctcaactcatcttatattatctagttattacaatttttttaaattttcacataaaatataataaataattcaatttttttaaatttcaaaacaataataatattaaaaaataatattctaataatattttatttaactttaatctcaacttaactcactatccaaactgcaCATcaatctacattttttttttattatcactaTTTTCATAAGTGtagttaataaattattaaaactgaaaaaatattattcttcacttaaaatttaacattaccTATTATTTTGACATATTTAAAGTCGTTGCATTTaaattcttaaatttaaaatttataaaataattcggttgaaaattataaatttcaagACGAGAACGACGTTTCAAACATATTAATttgttaaatgttttttttataataaaagcgACTTTTGGAGTTTTTCATCCATGTTTGGAAAGACAATCTCTCGAGATAAATTTAGAAAGAAATTTGATTTAATCGAAAATAGCAGTGTTCTCAAAATATTACATTGAAAAAATGACCAACCAACTACTTAATCCACCTaccttttattattaaaaagaatttatcatctcttaatataatattaaattaatttaaatttttacttatttgcATGGGTAGAAAACTTGCAGCAGGCTGCATCCTCAATCCTAACTAAGGTcacttttgaaatttaaattgaGCTTGCTTTTAAAtcactaaatttattttaattttaaatttttttatacgtaaaatttatgatattttttaacttaatatatttttatatgagagacttctaatattttttaattttctataaatatatttaaacttattttaacatctaaaaatatttatattatattttatgtccATTTTGCTAGAGTCCTTTGCTTGAGAAATTGGGGTACGAAACACACATTCAAACCATGTACTTTAGAACTCTGTCTATGGTCATTTTCTCCTGGATCGTACTTTTCTTTCCACTTTGCTGAACGATACACACGTTCAAACCATGTTTTTCACAAGGCTATCTACGGTCATTTTCCTCTTGGATCTTACTTTTCTTCAAGCCTTAAATCAAGTCAAGCCCGTGTTGAAGATTATTCTAAATTCAACTTTGAACATGTTCTCGAGCATTTTGACAACTTGTTAAAAGCAAGTGACGAAGGATACGTTGATACTAAGGTGATGatagataatttgtgaataaataataataaataatttataaataacaataaatagaTGTGATCTTCACTTACCTACCACAGCAACTATTTCTTGAACAGCAAAAGCCGGCTATTTGTACGGTGTACTTTTACTTTGAGAGAACGAATTTCAAAGTATAAAATTTAAGCCAAAGAGctaaaaaaatcccaaaaccaaaacttacaattttttttatttatataaaaaaaattaaaaaaaaaaaaaactattgaaACTTGTGTTACATTTCAAAGCATACCAGCAACCACCAGCATATGCTTGTAATTTGATGTGGCTGCTACCGTACTTGCTAAATCTACCATGTtgtaaggaaaatattttagtagattatataaaaataaatttataaattaatgtgatttgatgtaatatattagattataaaattaattttattataaaatagatataacaaATCTATTAAGCCACGttagtttatataatttttttatatctataacTGTTCTCTATTTACAATCATGTCATCACCTCAGCTGGGTGCATAAATCAGACTTCACTttgtttgttaatttttataattaaattttgctACAAAGAAGTATGGTGTGCAACACACTATTTATAGTGaaatctattataatttttaaaaataaaaaaatcaattttttttagtctaattaACGTGAAAGACTTACACGTACATCATGAGAAGTGTGCTGGATGCGTTGAAAAGAAGTGTGCTaaatagattttctcaattttcatATTCTAGGCATTTTATCAAGTCAAAACCGCGTCGAAGCTGAAAGATTTTCTGGTCTGCAGTGGAGCAGTTTGAATGTTTAAGcaaatttataaacaaaagagaaaatgatgcaGTAAGGTTGATTTAAGAGATTAGACGAGATAACACACAAACGGCTGGCTTTGTTGTGGacatttttacttttcttcCCAATCTAGTCAATATTTTCACAGGCTCCATATATGACTAACTATTTggttatatagtttatataagatgagatgttttgttaaaaattaaataaaatattattataatataatttttttaatattaattttattttaagatttaaaaaaattgaattatttattatattttatataaaaattttaaaaaaattataataatgagatgagatgagatgagataaaataaaataatttaaattggaTAAACAAACGAGATATATTTTACGATGATTGGCTCCCTGAAAAAGATATTCCAGTTAACAAATAAACAGCACCACCAATGAGAAGTTTATTAATTGTTAATGGAAAATGCGAAGCATACCGTTTCAGCTCCTCCTGGGAGCTGTTgctgcaaaatatatatatatattattatttgtttaagtttgtgattaaggaagtgtttttgaatgatgttataaatttttttttaaaaaaaatatttaatcttgttaaaatatatatatatataaaatttaaaaaaaaaaattatttttagactaACGGTTGCTCCCAGCGGTAGCTGGGAGCGGTGGCTATAGTCCTTCCCAATGTTAATACAAGTAATAAGAAAGAGTTAGGCCGGTGGCTCTCGACTGAGAGAATAGTGAAAGAGATCAAGCCCTTTTACTTTGTTTTTTGAGTTATTTATGCTAGAGTAATGCTTGgaataatttctaaatacaCTAGTCTTTGTATAAgtctttcataaaaaaaataagtcatattTAGAAAatagtaatgttacatatagtatttatgtaaatgatgtacattccttttgaaaaataatataatttatttttaaaaaattaatattttaatattaattttatatttattcattttttcaaaatgagtacgTAGTTGACACTCTATAACTGTAAAATTTTTCACACATTTTTATAATGTGATCCATGTAGGAGATTTGTACgttcaaaatttatataaatcatcGTTCGATATGCTCAGTTTTGGGAACTCTTATGCCACATTGTAGTTTATTGAACGTTATGGTGATTCAGTACTCCGTTGTAGTCTCgtcgtattaattttttattacttatatcattacatttttattaagaatgtaatataaataaatataaatttataaaataagttgtgattttatatgatatcaTAATAGAGGTCATGAATTTAAATCttgactttatattcaaatttaataattatatattttatgtaacgGGCTCACTTATTGAGTAGAAATCTAATCCTCATTTGAGAAagagttataaaaatataatacaaataattaaatttatatcttttcttttttgtaatttttgtaattttaatttgtcAACAAATCTAAGGGGCTATGTGCTTCCTTGCCTTGCAATCGGGACCTTATATCCACGGTCTAcctttctcctttctttcacGAGCTCAATCGCTTTTGTTGATGTTGTGTTCCACATACTAGGTACTAAACTCAATTACCTACAACACTGAAAAGTGAAGGATTCGGAATTAAAGTATGATgctcccaactcccacgtatggatatgtggaaatcgagacgtcgggatgatgacaacacgagtcacGCATCTCATCGTCAAGTGCTAagtatgtgtacatgcaacacatatacataaaaaataatgtagcaGTAATAAAAGGTATtccaactaagtaccataattttgttcaaatacaaactcgcttaaaaacaaacgtactaataatattacaaataaccagtaaaaatataataccaaTCAAAGATAGGAAATTAAACCACAAGCCACGAGTGATTGAGCTGgcgaagccgcctcctcgggcttagcctcctcgtcctctgcatcaaaatttacggtaccaaaaagggtaccgcaggtaagtaacaaaccaaacaaaccttaagataaaaatatattcatgccacaacaatatgcatgaacatgatgccatatgcatatgtcccaaAAATCCACAATGTCCACGCACgctaaaaattctattttggcccaaaacattttctttaaacatatcctcaccattatcccatataatggcccaaaaaccaatcttgccattttttcagaaaatggcccgttaaccaaaccatcagagcactgtaggcgggacgCTACCACCATCCATGCTCACCatcatccctacgcgtgcactgtAGGCGGAAATCACagacgggactctaccaccatccttgcttaccaccatccttacatcacgtgcaccgtaggcgggaatcgcaagTGAGACTCTACCATCATccttgctcaccaccatccTACACGTGCCTCTTACTCAACTAttcaatccaatcgttcaaaTGTACgaaaaatcatttcttgcttgaaaacccagttttcaagttccaacacatgtacatgcatgcaattacacgaaaactcagttttccttttcaaacatgaacatgcatgcactatgcaacGCAAACATTAAtacacaaaatatccaataaatctcaacatcaaacaaacataattaactccatcctcaaatctatCTGATCTCCGacttctcggactcagtccggaataaccaacaagttacaaattatttttaaagcaaaaaatatatttaaatctaaaagaaagtttgaaaaatacttacagtactTTATAACAATTTTCGAAGGGTCAACGAGCTGAAAAGGGCGAagagaaagcaacgtaacagtgtaaaaacactgtagtcgtgggttgtaaaatactcacttttgaatgggaacgAACCAAGAGTTGACATTGATAGGAAatgacttagaggtgtttatgaaactagtggaaatAAGGATTGACCGTGgatggcggcgaaaacggtggtgaAAGGCCAAAAAACCAAAACGAAAAGTGAGATCGTGGGGGCtactctggcaacggatcggagctggaaatgggtgatTTGGGAAAAGACGTTGCGGCTTGGAGGAACTCGTGGTGGTTAACGGTGGTTCGGATGTaggtgaaatttggtgaggATGATCATCGATCAGAGGGAAAGaaatctgggtgggtggtgtgctACATGCCGGCGCACGGTGGCGGACTGGGCGGCTGAAGGAAAACAGCAATAAAGAGGAGAGATGAGTGTCgcacgcgggagagaaagaaaaccGGGGAAAAAGTgggagaaaaaggaaagaaaaagagaaagaagagaaaggagaaaaagagaaaagaagaaaaaggagaaaaagaaaaaaagaaaaagaaaatatgagaaaaataaatgaagtctAGTCCTTATCTCTGGAATTCAGAAACTGATCctacgaaaacaactttaaaaattataaaataaagaaaataatttaaacacaacatctaactaaaatataataaataactagtaaaaactaataacaaaattttaaatctaaaaacaagctaaaataaattaaataaaaatttaaactcaaaatataaattaatattaagaaagctctacaaaataaatttcacaagtaaataaatccaattaaaatacgataatttaaaataagagaacca
This Carya illinoinensis cultivar Pawnee chromosome 11, C.illinoinensisPawnee_v1, whole genome shotgun sequence DNA region includes the following protein-coding sequences:
- the LOC122282428 gene encoding zinc finger BED domain-containing protein RICESLEEPER 2-like, with the protein product MEDPTQYVENENESVDMNLLESPTLFAREDGNPQNIKDATSTASATSVTSKDPLDHAYERKTRKKTSVVWKDFSIIELPSGEKKSQCKWCKVLLTISRSSSTDWLLQKRVLNFCNVPPPHNGLIIVDTLQKCFVDWGIENKVFTVTFDNAKANDVAIRILKDDFRLRKLLTVGAFDGRLKQFSEITKQLQLPSKKLILDVPTQWNSTYLMLVTTMEFKEVFPRFQDRDQNFQWVTNIVSGSVYPTSNLFLPKIWRMKEVLTAKNVDRNEYIQAMTKKMNEKFEKYWGECNLLMAIAAVLDPRYKMVLIKFCFPLIYPEFETSQNIDLVFKVLHELYDEYVQVHNSIAMGQTMQKNINVSSLSRSTNIFARTMPSGQSMFQSFVRSVDTFQPIKLDLDVYLEEGVYICEEGTDAKFDALEWWKANNLKYKILSKMTRDILAIPISTVASESTFNAGGRVIDSYRASLSIETVQILLCGTNWVRARHGIKKELKEELELAEIILP